In Nitratireductor mangrovi, the genomic window GCGGCGCCCCGGCGATCAATGGCTACGCCTCCTATTACAAGGACGGCTAGCCTCGGGCGGCTTCGCCCCCGCGTCACTCAGGCATGGTCCGGCGTTGTCACCCTCCTCAGGGTCAGGTTGATCCTGCCACCACGTTTCAGCAGATCCGAGGTCGACGGATAGATGCGGTCGACGCCGTGGTAGCAAAGCCGCCCCTTGCCGCCGAGGATGACGACATCGCCGCTGTCCAGCCGGAACGAGACGGTTCGTCCGCCGCGCGTCGTTCCCCCGACGCGGAACAGGCAGGCGTCACCCAAGGACACCGAGACCACGGGAGCGTCGAAATTGTCCTCGTCGCGATCCTGGTGCAGTCCCATTTTCGCTTCCGGGCCATAGAAGTTGATCAGGCAGGCCTCGGGCGG contains:
- a CDS encoding alpha-ketoglutarate-dependent dioxygenase AlkB family protein → MVVLPHGVRHMPGHLSPAEQQALVDDVRAVVAEAPLYTPEMPKTGKQMSVRMTNCGALGWLTDRERGYRYQATHPVTGEPWPAVPERLLALWDEVADYPHPPEACLINFYGPEAKMGLHQDRDEDNFDAPVVSVSLGDACLFRVGGTTRGGRTVSFRLDSGDVVILGGKGRLCYHGVDRIYPSTSDLLKRGGRINLTLRRVTTPDHA